A stretch of DNA from Pogoniulus pusillus isolate bPogPus1 chromosome 8, bPogPus1.pri, whole genome shotgun sequence:
GACAAGGAACACCCAGTGAATATTACTGGAGTGTGAATTTCCAAAGATTCCAGTAGGACAAAAGAATAAGGTTCCTACATGAGTCCCACAAAAAGGAGGAACAAATGGCACTGACAGGTGTTCACTGATCATTAGCACTGGGCAGTTGGAACATTCATTGGTACCCAGAGCTCTCTACTGCTCACAATGTGCTTTAGAAAAACTAGGCCCATCATTTTCACATTGCAGAAAGAGGCTCACAAAGGATTTGATTAAATACAAAGGTTGTTTAAAAATAGAGAAAAGTTCCTCTAAAAGAGTTATTTTTGGGGACTGGAGATCTAAATTTCCCCAGTATCCCTGTATACTACAGCTGCAGCTACAGACACAGTTTAAACTAGCAAGAAGCAGTACTGCCACTGAAGACAGCAGCCCAGTCCTCCTTTCTCCACTTGCTTATCCTTGAGTTGCCCTCATCCTTGTGCTGGCACAAGCACTTGAAGCAACTGTACTGTGACTCAAATTGGGGAACTCATCCAAGCGAGTTTACGTCCAGATCAGCTCCTTGATGCGGTATACAAAGGGGGTATcaggggaagggatggggaaGTGTCCTCAGACAGCTTcttccagcagctgtgtggaTTTTAAGCATATTTGAAACATAGCCTTAGCATTGGGGCAATTCTTTTGCCAGCAAGAAGTAAAGCAAAGATAAAATAATAAGCTAAAACAAAGGCACAAACATAACTAAACAAACTAAATGTACCCAAAGCAGAGACAGGCTTACTTATAAGCATGCATGTTGTATCCTTATATCACTTAAAAGAGTTTCTTAGAGGATTAAGGACTGGGCAACATGTGTACAGTTCTATCTTgcctttttccttctgtcaACACATCAAACTGCTTTAGAAAAACATCAATGTGAAAACAAATGACTACAACCCCCAACAGTGTACTTACACATTGCGACACGCAATAGGCTTGTAAAATCCAACTTCATGTCCCGTAAAAACTCTTTCTATGCCAAGGTGATCTTTGCAAGTAATATTTGGTGCTGGCAGACATTGaactgaagacaaaaaaaaaagatttgaaATTAGGTAGTAACTGGTTTTCCAACAAGAAACAAGTGAAATAACAAATGAAGTTCTACTGTGCAACAGTTTTGATGCAAAGCATACTactttcttttaaaaattactttttttaaagCCAGTCCTATGATTAACTTTCATTTTTCCCTTGCAACATAATAAGCAAAATACACAAACCTAACTGCTGTCTTAATTCTGTTGTGATTTCCATGCTGGCTCCAATACAAGTCAATGGGAAATCTGAACCTGATGTACAGGAAACGTTTTTATCATGAGAATAAACACTGAAATacgttgcccagagaggtggtgccaCCATCATCCTTGGAGGTTTCCAAGATCTGACTGCACAAagacctgagcaacctggtctgaaGCCAGTGCCAATGCTGCTTTGAGCAGAAGGTTGGCCTACATGATTtcctgaggtctctttcaatccaAATTATTCTGTTACTCTAAGGTGAGGCTTGACTCCCGTGAGAACCAAAATGGAAATCACAGCAGAAAGTGACATCTGCTAAAAGTCTGTAATATAGCACCAGAATATTAGTCAGTCTCCAATGATGAAGTctgttttaaagggaaaaaatcccAGTCCTTTACCTACACTCAAACAGTTTTCAGTACTTGTGAGTCCTGTTGGTTATTTCCAACAAGACTGCAAGCCACATTCAACATTTCTTCCCAAACTTTTCAGCCGTAGACACAGACAAAAGGACTAAGATctgtaaggttttttttttaactatctACCCATATTGCACAGGGACTAAAACAAAATAGATTTATGTCTAGATTTAACTGCTATCAAGTCCTACAAGGATGCTACTGATCAGTGTGCCTAATCTAGGACAATTACCCCCAAAATTACACTTTTTCTTGTTAAAAAAGAGGTAAGGAAGCAGTGGTTTCTTTTACTTAAAGCAATCCAAAGAAGTTAAAATGTAAGAGTGTAGGAAAGTACCACAGTTTTCTTGTCAATGCCATGCCAATAAGATTCCAAGTCTGTTGTTCAATAAGACTACTTGGAGGCATTGAATTAGATCCCTTTTTGTTTGGGTAATGGATCCAGAAAGGTGTTCAGAAACAGTAGTGCCTCAAGCATGACCCAAAGAATAACTTTTTGTTACTTAGATAATACTGAAACAGGAAGCAACTCCAAATATTGTAGACACAACCTAAAACTGTTGTGTGTAAAAATATTGTCTGTCTATAGACAAAGAAATCATTAATTCACAGATCCACAcactgcactgggttggaagaggccctcAAAAATCATCTTATCCAACCCAGTCATCAGAGACACatccaactagatcagactgctcagggccacaccaagtctgatcttgaatgtctccagggatggagcctcaaccacatccctgggcaacctgttcagtatttcaccactctcactgtaaaaaacttcttcctgatgtccaacctaaatctaccctgctccagtttccaaCCATTGTCCCATTAATTTAGCAGCTTCCCACACTCTGAAGCTGGTAACTGGTTAGTCAATAACAATGTCAGTTGCGATCAACTTCAAACTATCTAATatgctttctgctctctgaCCTGCCCATTTATAATCAGGGACATAACATCAAAAATTACATAAAGGGCTGGAAAACTTAAAACGGGATCCCTTTTGGATAGCACTTTCATCCTTAAGTATTTGGGAAACCTTCACTAtccctgagcatcccagtgcagaaaaTTATCCAGCACTTGTGGAAAACAGAATATGAAAGGCAAGAAGCATATGCATGTACTTTAAACATGAGTGCAGATAAAGTGAAACTGTTGTACTATTAGCTAAACACAGATTATTTATTTCAATGCCTGAGAACATCAGAAAAGCTAAACATATGTAGTAAACCAAGTGATCAATTTAAGCATCTCTCTGTTGAACTCCAAAGTACATCAGAACTTAACATCAAAATAAATCTTCAGTGCTTTCAAAACAGAGCCTCACGGCACCAAAACTGCCTGATGATGGAAGGCACCATGTTTCCTTAAAAATTGCTAAAAAACAGAAGATTTTGAAGGCTGTTCTGTCACATGTCATTTCTTGCCCTAAGTATATGCAAAATCACTATGACAGGAATGGTTTGTTTTAATCACAGTAGTGCAGGACAGAGCCTAGAGGAAATATCATACATTGAAGAGATTTACCAGCAAGCTCACTTACAAAAGTACCACTTGGAGACAATGTATTTATTCATTTTTATAAGGCATCCAATCCACACAAGTGTTTGAGGCTTTCATACTAATGATATTACTAATCCCATGTTTTATAAACCTCATCTAGCAGACACACAAATGCATAAATTCAACACTTCCAAAATGTAGCTACTGTCAATGTATGTTTTAAGTTAGAAATCCTTACCATATGCTGTGTGATTTGTGCAATTCATTGGTTCTTGTGTGCTATTATCTATTTTAGGCTCATCACACATATATGTTCAGGTAATTGAGGAAAACATTTCTCATATCAAACGCTACAACAGGTTCAACAGTAATTTATTCCACCCCTTTTAAACCCTGGGGATTTAAGATGCACCTTGATGTTAGTTTCTACCCATCCCCCCAAATAGGAGCAGCACATTACCATACAGCAAATCTGCTAATCCAATTTAATACACCAATATATCGCATAAGCTCCACGTTTAATTAGTGCTGCAGTCAGCACTACCTAAAGGTACTACAATATTTATCAGTCACTGCCTCTGTACTTCAAGACACCAAGGTAGCAAGCTCAATCTAAGTGTTCTTCCCTCATTTCAGCATCAGAGTACCTTTAAACTGAGGCATTTGGTTGAGAAAATGAACTCCACAGTAACACACAAAATTCAAAGGCCACCTAAAAATGAGCATCTGAAACACCAGGAATTGGGCCTAGGAAGAAAAAACTACTCGGGAACTTCTTTTCCAGAGGTCTGAACTCCCCTGGTCAAGTAAGACAGGAGATGAAGTTAACTTTTCCAGGATTTGCTCTCCTGACACTTGTGATCTGGAGTTACATCAGTAACTGTCAGCTACCATCTACAGACATTTTGTGGGGAAGGCCTGATGAGCCTCTGGAGACTCAGAGGCAAGGCAGCACCTGCGTCCTGCCCCCTTGCACGGTGGAGGAGCACTCAACGCTGTGCAAAGCCACCCAGACTCGCTTCTCTCAAAAATaagaaggtggaggggtggggaaatCTCTCATCCCATGGGTTTGTCTCTGATAATCGGAGAGACGCTCCAAACCTGCACACTGTACAACCCCCAAATAAACCTAGGCCGCTGCAACCGTGCCCCGTCCCGGCCCGTCCAGCTGAGATCCCGTCGGGCTCCTGACCTGAGGCTCTCCCTGCCACCCGAGGGGCACCCCTGCCCTCTCAGCGCTTCACACCCTCTGTTTCCCCCTACCTCTCCACCCGAGGCAGCTGGGCACGCGAACCCCCTCAGGCAAACCGGGTCCGTGGCGAGGCACCGCCGGCCCCTGCGCCCGCCCAGGCCGCATCGCCATAGCAACCGagccccgccgcccgcccgcccggccGCGCTCAGGATATTGCCCCAGCCTCAACTCGTCGCACTTGAGCGGCGGATCCGTGCCCGCCGCTCCCTCCACGGCTGCACCCGCGAACCAAAGGAGAAGCAGGATCCAGGCCTCCGCCGCGCCTCTCCCCCTCGCCAGTCCCGCCAGCGGCCGCCCCAGCCGGGCAGCCATGATGGAAACCGCCGCTGCCGTCAGCTGACTCCGCCAGCGCCGGTGGCGCCGTGGGGAGGAGCGGCCCCGGCGCGGGGATCGGTCGCCCTGCCTGCGGGGAGGGCCTGGTCTAGTGGCCCCGGGGGTCACGCGTGGGCTGCTGAGAGGGCCGGTTGGGGtgggattgggtttttttttggggggggggaggttgagCTCGGCAAATATGGCTCCTgaggcagctgccaggcagcgCGGCGGGCACAGTGTGCCTCCACTCAAGATGACGCCCGTACAGTCCCGGCGGCGACACCGGCGGGGTCGTGCCCTCAGTAAACATGGCCGCATCTGCTACTGGCACCTGACGTAACGGTGCCCCTCTGCCCTTACTTAAGATGTCGGCATGAGGAGCGCTGCTTGAGTTTTGGCCTTAAGGCGGCGTGGGGAGGTGTAAAGCCGCTCTCCcggtggcagaggggagctgaggctggccCTGAATGCTGGCGTTACGGGCAGGCGAGTCGTCCCGGCCCCTGCGACAGAACGACGGGCAGGGAGCGCTGGGAGCGGTGGGCAGCTAGGCTAGGCTGGCCGGGCTGAGCTGATGGCGCATTCGGCGAGGTGAGagggccagggccaggctgctttCAAACCAGTGTGCAGAAGTACCGGGGAGGTCCACAGGGATGGCCTGTGCCGCCTGGCCAGCACCTGCCAGTAAGCCTGCCTGCTGAACTAGGATGCCCTGGCAGCTAGGTGAGTCAGATGGCCCCGTGTGTCCAGCCAGGTTaaagaaatggcctgaatttGTTTTCATATAAGTTGTGATTGTATCGTGGACAGTGCTGTgactttggttgggttttttccttctttttgaaaTGAACACTGATACTTGGAGCAGGCAAGCTTTTGGCTTCTtcaaacaaccccaagcagccacagcaaccccaagcagtgctacaggctgagcatagagtggctgagggacctgggggtactggaagatagtagctgaagatgaggcagcagtgcccaggtgggcagcagagccaatggcatcctggcctggcccaggagcagtgtgggcagcaggacaagggaggttattctgcccctgtactcaggtctggtcaggccaccccttgagtgctgtgtccagttctgggcccctcaattcaagagagacgttgaggtgctggaacatggccagagaagggcgacaaagctggtgagaggcctggagcacagccctgtgaggagaggctgagggagctgggggtgtgcagcctgcagcagaggaggctcagggcagagctcattgctgtctacagctacctgaagggaggctgtagccaggtggggttgggctcttctgccaggcaaccagaagaaggggacagagtctcaagttgtgctgggggaggtctaggctggatgttaggaggaagttgttggcagagagagtggttggcattggaatgggctgcccagggaggtggtggagtcactgtgcctggaggtgttgaagaaaagcctcttagtgccatggtctagttgattggctagggctgggtgctaagttggactggatgaggattggctaaggctgggtgctaggttggactggatgagcttggaggtgtcttccaacgtggtcagttctatggttctgtgattctaccagCATTTGCTCTTTGTGGTGCCATCCTTTCCTGTTTCACACTTCCTTGGAAATTATTTCATGTTTTTTTTCTAGTATTTGTAAGTGCCAATTTTCACTTTTGAACTGCTGGGGATCCCAAATTGATTATAGGAGATGGAGAGACCTTTCTGGGTAGACATAGTCAGGAAAAGCAGCACTACTGGTTTAAGTTTTCATCTACTCTAGAAGCATTTCCTGGAATAACAAGTAGGGAGCTAGAAATTGAAAAGGTCGAAATGCAACTCCAAGATAGTATTAAAGAGAATGTTGCCATTACCCAgtcttttgggtttgttggtcACTAATTTGGTAAGTGCATGGTGACTCGTATATAAGTCTGTCAGTACCAAGGAAAGGTTTGTCACAATCCCAGATATTCCAAGAATCAGTAAAAACATAGATTTGAAATGTGTGGATGGCTGACAAAGAGCTCAGCCAGCGATGTGAAATATTGCCATGGAACAGCTTTTTGGGAGATGTGCGTAAACTAAATTGGCAGTCTAGAGTTCAACAGACAAAGTATGCAAATGAAAATTGATACTGCTTTCAGCAACTGGAAGCGAAAGGCCAGGGCCAGAGTGCACTCTGTAATGAACTCAGCCCTCTGAGATCGAGACTGAGGTGCACTGATTAGAAAAGTGCTTGGCTCTTTTGTCTCCAGTGCATCTCTGGGATGGATAAATACACGACTTGCTGTTCATCACTGTCAAGAAAATTGTCACTTCTCACGAGCGCTACATTAATTAAAATTGAGAGTAAGGGCTGGGAAGttaggcatttggagcctgaaTGTTTGAAAGAGGATGATGAAAACGGTACCTTCTTAGCAGCTTGCGTGCTCTGGTGCAACTGCTGTCGCTTAGTAAAACAAAATGGGTCCCAAGTCACGAAGGAAAATGAatttctgattatttttttaaagtcctTATCCTAATGCAAGATGTGCTGCAAATGAGCTACAGAGAGTGTAGCAGAATGAAAAGTGGTTTTGGAGAGTTTGACCATTTTATGTGTGTACATATGtatctttggaaaaaaaagcagactaACCTATGGGTTTTGGTCATAGAAAGCCCCCACAGTTCCTGCAATTAATTGCAGCTAAAATAGTgcctctgctctgtgttttTCAACTGGCAGTAGGTAAACTTTGCTTTTATTGCTATCCCAGGCAACGTGTCATGTTTCTCAGAGAAGCCACAGGTAGCATAGTGTGTGTTTCAAAGTGCTGCCGGCAGCAGTGTTGGTTGTGTGCTCCGAGAAGCGGTTCTGCATCGCTGGTTTGGTGTTCCATGGAGGAAGTGTTGCAATCCCTTAACTCCACGCAAGGCTCTGTTGTCCTACAGCTTTTACTGTTCCCTTCTGTGGAAGCGGTAGGGGCTGTACTGATGAAGTTGCACACAGCTTACCTCGCCTCTGTGGGAATTTGAGTTCAAAACAGCTGTGAGTTCATGTTTGGACACCAATTTACTGCAAACCAATACAAAAGAAATGTCTCTACAAGATCTGATTCTTTCCttttactccactctggtgagatccaacctgcagtgctgtgtccagctctgaagtcTTCAGTGCAGGAAGGATATTAACATAAGGACatagacctgttggagtgggtccagaggcaCGAAAATGATCTTGAGGGCTGGAATCCTTCTGCTGTGACAACAGGttgagagaaggctccaaggagtcCTTGTGGCCTTATAGGCCTTATAGGCCTTAAaggggctgatcagaaagctgaggacagacttttgaaCAGAGGCTGTTGTGATGGGGTAAAGGGGTCacagttttaaactaaaaggaagttgtagactAGACACAAACTTgcttacaatgagggtggtgagacactggcccaggttgctcagagatggtagatgccccctctctggaaccattccaggtcaggttggatcagtctctgagcaacctgctctagttgctggtgactgcagaggggctggactagatgaactttaaagatccctccaactcaaaccagtcaacacacacactttgccctctctggggagcctgatgGCTGTGTTAACAGCTGTACCATTTATACCTGTGATTTATAAACACACCGGCAGGTATGGCTCATCTGCAGGTGAACTTGGCTTTTAAACTTTGCTCTTCTACACCGAGCAGTCCGTGTGGCCAAACTGTAAGTCCTGTTCGTGAGCTTCAGCCCTGAACCTTACCCTGCAGGCACTCACCCCACTCCTCCTCGTCCCCATTTCAGAAGCAGCAACGAAATGCTGGGGCCTTCCCCTCTTCGGAGCCCCCGGACATAGC
This window harbors:
- the TM2D1 gene encoding TM2 domain-containing protein 1 isoform X2: MAARLGRPLAGLARGRGAAEAWILLLLWFAGAAVEGAAGTDPPLKCDELRLGQYMCDEPKIDNSTQEPMNCTNHTAYVQCLPAPNITCKDHLGIERVFTGHEVGFYKPIACRNVNGYSYKVAVALSLFLGWLGADRFYLGYPALGLLKFCTVGFCGIGSLIDFILISMQIVGPSDGSSYIIDYYGARLTRLTITNATFRKMQTYP
- the TM2D1 gene encoding TM2 domain-containing protein 1 isoform X1, translating into MAARLGRPLAGLARGRGAAEAWILLLLWFAGAAVEGAAGTDPPLKCDELRLGQYPERGRAGGRRGSVAMAMRPGRAQGPAVPRHGPGLPEGVRVPSCLGWRVQCLPAPNITCKDHLGIERVFTGHEVGFYKPIACRNVNGYSYKVAVALSLFLGWLGADRFYLGYPALGLLKFCTVGFCGIGSLIDFILISMQIVGPSDGSSYIIDYYGARLTRLTITNATFRKMQTYP